The following coding sequences lie in one bacterium genomic window:
- a CDS encoding IS30 family transposase, translating into DRTRTVSHETIYTALYAMPLGQLRTDLLANLRQGHKARRPRSQGQDRRGQIPDMVSIHVRPPDVEDRLVPGHWEGDLIKGAGNRSAVGTLVERSSRLVLLVKLDASTAEAALEGFSRAFERIPRGLRQTLTYDQGKEMACHKALGERTGLKIYFADPHSPWQRGSNENTNGLIRQFLPKGIDLSQYSQEQLDAFEWMLNTRPRKVHGFKCPLEVYASYEKNLAESESQATPPPVALAP; encoded by the coding sequence ACGATCGGACGCGCACGGTGTCACACGAGACCATCTACACCGCGCTTTATGCCATGCCGCTGGGTCAACTGCGCACCGACCTGCTGGCCAATCTGCGTCAGGGCCACAAGGCGCGGCGCCCCCGTTCGCAAGGCCAGGACCGTCGCGGCCAGATCCCGGACATGGTCAGCATCCACGTGCGACCGCCGGACGTGGAAGACCGGCTTGTGCCAGGTCACTGGGAAGGGGACCTGATCAAGGGCGCTGGAAACCGCTCCGCCGTCGGCACGCTGGTGGAGCGCTCCAGCCGCCTGGTCCTCTTGGTCAAGCTCGACGCGTCCACTGCCGAAGCGGCGCTGGAGGGCTTCAGCAGGGCCTTCGAACGCATCCCGCGCGGTCTGCGCCAAACCCTGACCTACGATCAAGGCAAGGAAATGGCGTGTCACAAAGCCCTGGGAGAGCGCACCGGTTTGAAGATCTACTTCGCCGATCCCCACAGCCCCTGGCAGCGCGGATCCAACGAGAACACCAACGGCCTGATCCGCCAGTTCCTCCCCAAGGGCATTGACTTGTCCCAGTACAGCCAGGAGCAACTCGACGCCTTCGAGTGGATGCTCAACACCCGGCCGCGCAAAGTCCATGGGTTCAAGTGCCCCTTGGAAGTCTACGCCTCATACGAGAAAAACCTCGCCGAGTCCGAATCGCAAGCTACGCCACCACCTGTTGCACTTGCTCCTTGA